The following proteins are co-located in the Candidatus Paracaedibacter acanthamoebae genome:
- the hemH gene encoding ferrochelatase, which translates to MTQKKLAVVLMNLGGPDHLDSVRPFLYNLFSDPAIISLPSPFRQILARLIAARRTPKAQDIYKRLGGKSPLLENTECQKQALEACLQVVLPGWTSKAFIAMRHWHPFTEETVAAVKAWGADLVVTLPLYPQYSTTTTASSLKRWRDLAGNLKNLDQVCYFQEPGFIQAYQELIQRTLDQSPQNIPLRLLFSAHGIPQKLVEQGDPYQWQIEQSVAAIMQAFKVDHRICYQSRVGPLRWLGPSLEDELNKTAIDQVGVIVVPIAFVSDHSETLVELDMDFKAKALALNIPHYGRVPTVGDHPAFIRGLARLVAERVAAQQSSQAGSCPAQFIKCGCRS; encoded by the coding sequence ATGACGCAGAAGAAACTCGCTGTTGTTTTAATGAATCTTGGCGGACCCGATCATTTAGACAGTGTTCGTCCCTTTTTGTACAACTTGTTTTCTGATCCGGCTATAATTTCTCTTCCAAGTCCCTTCCGGCAGATTTTAGCCAGATTAATTGCAGCCAGACGAACCCCTAAAGCCCAAGATATTTATAAAAGGTTAGGAGGAAAATCACCTCTTTTGGAGAATACTGAATGCCAGAAACAGGCTCTTGAAGCTTGTCTTCAGGTGGTTTTGCCCGGTTGGACCTCAAAGGCTTTCATTGCCATGCGGCATTGGCATCCCTTCACGGAAGAGACGGTAGCTGCGGTTAAAGCATGGGGCGCGGATTTAGTCGTTACTCTTCCTCTCTATCCCCAATATTCGACCACCACAACAGCTTCCAGCTTAAAACGGTGGCGAGACTTAGCGGGAAATCTTAAAAATCTCGACCAAGTCTGTTATTTCCAAGAGCCGGGGTTTATTCAGGCCTACCAAGAGCTAATTCAGAGAACACTTGATCAATCCCCACAAAATATTCCCTTAAGACTTTTATTTTCAGCTCACGGCATCCCTCAAAAACTGGTGGAGCAGGGCGATCCTTACCAATGGCAAATCGAGCAAAGTGTGGCGGCCATTATGCAAGCCTTTAAGGTGGACCATCGGATTTGTTACCAAAGCCGTGTCGGTCCTCTCCGGTGGTTGGGACCCAGTTTAGAGGATGAATTAAACAAAACCGCTATCGATCAAGTTGGTGTTATTGTGGTTCCCATCGCCTTTGTCTCTGATCATTCTGAAACCTTAGTGGAGTTAGATATGGATTTTAAAGCAAAAGCTTTGGCATTAAACATTCCCCATTATGGTCGAGTCCCAACCGTTGGTGATCATCCAGCCTTTATCAGAGGCCTGGCGCGTTTGGTCGCAGAACGAGTCGCGGCCCAACAATCTTCTCAAGCGGGGAGCTGTCCGGCTCAATTTATAAAATGTGGGTGTCGTTCATGA
- a CDS encoding MlaE family ABC transporter permease, with translation MSKDNKIQGVPHVTLDSTDRGKSLVFSGDWRTLTIEPMSDRLAEIKLSKSEISDLKLQFDDTFSYDMAGAWLIAKFLETLKLSEKQQKKLPELIGKLIEKSFDFPEEEEALSASTFLKETGRFSVDLAQNTKNIAGFLGQTLVNIYTILTSRKGLRWPGIAYFIDVVGFKAIPIISLISLLIGAVLAYQGVTQLEKFGASSYAVDFLAVSLLREIAVLLTSIVVAGRSGSSFTAQIGTMSLNQEIDAIRMMGLNPFHVLVIPRVFALIISLPLLVLLSIVMGGIGGMIVIRSTIGLPYGEFWSLFQGAVHKTTFWTGMSKAPLFALIIGVIGCYRGMQVKGSAESVGLMTTRSVVESIFMVIICDAIMSIFFTSMDW, from the coding sequence TTGTCAAAGGATAATAAAATCCAAGGGGTGCCTCACGTAACCCTCGATTCAACGGATCGGGGGAAATCTCTTGTTTTTTCAGGGGATTGGCGAACTTTAACCATAGAGCCGATGTCCGATCGCTTAGCTGAAATTAAGCTGAGTAAATCTGAAATTTCTGATCTTAAACTTCAATTTGATGACACCTTTTCTTACGATATGGCAGGCGCCTGGCTGATTGCTAAATTCTTAGAGACCCTTAAATTATCGGAAAAACAGCAAAAAAAACTACCAGAACTCATTGGCAAGTTGATTGAAAAATCATTTGATTTTCCTGAGGAGGAAGAAGCATTAAGTGCTTCAACTTTTCTAAAAGAAACAGGCCGATTTAGCGTTGACCTTGCTCAAAATACCAAAAACATTGCGGGGTTTTTAGGGCAAACTTTAGTCAACATTTACACTATCCTGACTTCTCGAAAAGGATTGCGCTGGCCCGGAATTGCCTATTTTATTGATGTGGTGGGATTTAAGGCTATTCCCATTATAAGTTTGATTTCTTTACTGATCGGAGCTGTTTTGGCTTATCAAGGGGTCACTCAGTTAGAAAAATTTGGCGCCTCATCTTACGCGGTTGATTTTTTGGCTGTCTCGCTCTTACGAGAAATTGCCGTGTTGTTAACCTCGATTGTGGTGGCTGGGCGATCGGGAAGCTCTTTTACGGCTCAAATTGGCACGATGTCCTTAAATCAGGAAATTGATGCGATCCGAATGATGGGGCTCAATCCGTTTCATGTTTTGGTTATTCCCCGTGTTTTTGCCTTAATTATCTCTTTACCACTATTGGTGCTTCTTTCAATCGTTATGGGGGGAATTGGTGGGATGATTGTGATCCGGAGCACTATCGGACTTCCCTATGGTGAATTTTGGTCGCTTTTTCAAGGGGCGGTTCACAAAACGACATTTTGGACCGGCATGAGTAAGGCCCCCTTGTTTGCCTTAATTATTGGCGTTATTGGATGTTATCGGGGCATGCAAGTGAAAGGAAGTGCTGAAAGTGTTGGTCTTATGACCACACGATCGGTGGTGGAATCAATTTTTATGGTAATTATCTGTGATGCGATAATGTCTATATTTTTCACAAGCATGGATTGGTGA
- the rho gene encoding transcription termination factor Rho: MHLQELKRHSPAELLTKAEGLEIENASSMRKQDLVFAILKKLAEKDVAIFGDGVVEILQDGFGFLRSPEANYLPGPDDIYVSPSQVRRFGLRTGDTVEGQIRSPKEGERYFALLKVNKINFEEPENIKYRINFDNLTPLYPDERITLEMELPTKSIANNTVSQRVIDLVAPMGKGQRALIVAPPRTGKTVMLQNIAHSITANHPEVYLIVLLIDERPEEVTDMARSVKGEVVSSTFDEPAARHVQVAEMVIEKAKRLVEQKRDVVILLDSITRLARAYNTVVPSSGKVLTGGVDANALQRPKRFFGAARNIEEGGSLTIIATALIETGSRMDEVIFEEFKGTGNAEIVLDRKLSDKRVFPAIDINKSGTRKEELLVTDKAELTKMWVLRRILNPMGTIEAMEFLVDKMKYSKTNADFFQSMNS; the protein is encoded by the coding sequence ATGCATCTTCAAGAACTTAAGCGTCACTCACCGGCAGAATTGTTGACAAAGGCCGAGGGATTGGAAATCGAAAACGCCAGCTCCATGCGCAAGCAGGATTTAGTTTTCGCAATTTTAAAAAAACTTGCTGAAAAGGATGTTGCCATCTTTGGGGACGGTGTTGTTGAAATTCTTCAAGATGGATTTGGTTTTTTGCGCTCGCCTGAGGCAAATTACTTGCCAGGTCCCGATGATATTTATGTTTCCCCAAGTCAAGTGCGCCGGTTTGGGTTACGTACAGGCGATACAGTCGAAGGACAAATTCGATCCCCCAAAGAAGGGGAACGCTATTTTGCTTTGCTTAAAGTTAATAAGATTAACTTTGAAGAACCTGAAAATATTAAATACCGTATTAATTTTGATAATCTCACCCCTCTCTATCCGGATGAACGTATCACGCTAGAAATGGAATTACCGACGAAATCTATTGCCAACAATACGGTGTCGCAACGTGTTATTGATTTGGTCGCGCCGATGGGGAAGGGACAGCGTGCTCTTATCGTGGCGCCGCCTCGCACCGGTAAAACCGTGATGCTGCAGAATATTGCCCATTCAATTACCGCCAACCACCCAGAAGTTTACTTGATTGTGCTGTTGATTGATGAACGGCCAGAAGAAGTGACCGATATGGCGCGGTCTGTTAAGGGCGAAGTGGTTTCTTCCACTTTTGATGAACCTGCAGCCCGGCATGTGCAAGTGGCTGAGATGGTTATTGAAAAAGCCAAACGTCTGGTGGAACAAAAACGGGATGTGGTTATTCTTTTAGACTCTATTACCCGTCTAGCGAGAGCCTACAACACGGTTGTTCCGTCCTCTGGTAAGGTTCTGACTGGTGGTGTCGATGCGAACGCTCTACAACGTCCTAAACGCTTTTTTGGAGCAGCCCGTAATATCGAAGAAGGGGGCTCCTTAACAATTATCGCGACGGCTTTGATTGAAACGGGCTCACGTATGGATGAAGTCATTTTTGAAGAATTCAAGGGAACCGGTAACGCTGAAATTGTTCTGGATCGTAAGCTATCTGATAAGCGCGTCTTCCCAGCGATTGATATTAACAAATCAGGAACGCGTAAAGAAGAGTTGTTGGTCACCGATAAGGCTGAGCTCACAAAAATGTGGGTTCTCCGTCGTATCCTTAACCCAATGGGCACGATTGAAGCCATGGAATTCTTGGTGGATAAGATGAAGTATAGCAAAACGAATGCGGACTTTTTCCAATCAATGAATTCGTAG
- a CDS encoding cytochrome c-type biogenesis protein: protein MSQFFLWIVLLFSTENQALEVHEQLADSVQEYRAKKLGDQLLCPRCGGQALNESAVEEAILLRMIIREQIVKGCSDQQIVDWFVDRYGERILVKPPLSMTTCILWFLPWLLLGGCLGKIFYRNNKKAL from the coding sequence ATGAGTCAATTTTTTTTATGGATAGTTTTACTTTTTTCTACAGAAAACCAGGCGCTTGAAGTTCATGAACAGTTAGCCGATTCTGTCCAAGAATATCGCGCAAAAAAGTTAGGGGATCAGCTTTTATGCCCTAGGTGTGGGGGGCAAGCGTTGAATGAGTCGGCCGTGGAAGAAGCAATTCTATTACGGATGATCATTCGGGAACAAATTGTTAAAGGCTGTTCTGATCAACAAATTGTTGATTGGTTTGTGGATCGATACGGGGAGAGGATTTTAGTGAAGCCGCCTCTTTCCATGACCACTTGTATTTTGTGGTTTTTACCGTGGCTCCTTTTAGGGGGCTGCTTGGGGAAAATTTTTTATAGGAATAATAAAAAAGCCCTCTGA
- a CDS encoding cryptochrome/photolyase family protein, whose translation MKCIVWFRKDLRLTDNPALLEAIRLKADIIPLFILENHNRWQPGGASRWWLHHSLADLNSKLEGKMVFRQGKAASILKELIVESGATAVFWNRRYGPEDIAIDTALKSELQDKGILVKTFNSHLLFEPWEITNNQGKFFQVFTPYWKKCIAQANISKPIPPPPEIQLLDYTKNSLTSLNLLPTQPDWATGLRQTWTPGEAGAQERFDHFLGDLKGYKGNRNRLDREATSHLSPHLAWGEISVRQIWHGIYAHIASNLAIETDALTFLSEIGWREFSYHLLYHVPTLPQQPLKPQFANFPWQENPSAFKKWAQGLTGYPIVDAGMRELWHTGYMHNRVRMIVASFLIKDLLLPWQDGEAWFWDTLVDADLANNSANWQWVAGCGADAAPYFRIFNPVLQGEKFDPEGNYVRRWVPELRLLSNDFIHKPWQTSSIKLKEAGIKLGSTYPEPIINHDKARLRALEIYKSLP comes from the coding sequence ATGAAATGTATCGTTTGGTTTCGTAAAGATTTACGTCTCACCGATAACCCAGCCTTACTGGAAGCCATTCGCCTGAAAGCGGACATTATACCCCTTTTTATCTTAGAAAATCACAACCGGTGGCAACCCGGCGGGGCAAGCCGGTGGTGGCTCCATCACAGTCTAGCAGACCTCAATTCTAAGCTGGAGGGCAAAATGGTTTTCCGTCAAGGTAAGGCCGCTAGCATTCTCAAGGAGCTTATTGTCGAAAGCGGCGCGACAGCCGTATTTTGGAATCGCCGTTATGGACCTGAGGATATTGCCATTGATACTGCCCTTAAATCTGAGTTACAAGATAAAGGAATTCTAGTCAAAACCTTTAACAGTCACCTACTGTTTGAGCCCTGGGAGATCACGAACAATCAAGGAAAGTTCTTCCAAGTTTTTACGCCCTATTGGAAAAAATGTATAGCCCAAGCAAATATAAGCAAGCCGATCCCCCCTCCCCCAGAAATTCAGCTTTTGGATTATACCAAAAACTCGCTCACTAGTTTAAATTTATTGCCAACACAACCAGATTGGGCAACCGGCTTACGACAAACCTGGACGCCGGGAGAAGCCGGTGCTCAGGAGCGATTTGATCATTTTTTAGGAGACTTAAAGGGATATAAAGGAAACCGTAATCGTCTCGATAGAGAAGCTACTTCCCATTTATCACCCCATTTAGCATGGGGAGAAATTAGTGTTCGACAAATCTGGCATGGAATTTATGCGCATATTGCTTCTAATCTAGCCATCGAAACCGATGCCCTCACTTTTCTATCAGAAATAGGCTGGCGCGAATTTTCTTATCATTTACTTTATCATGTTCCGACGTTGCCACAACAGCCCTTAAAACCCCAATTTGCCAATTTCCCGTGGCAAGAAAATCCATCAGCCTTTAAGAAATGGGCCCAAGGCCTGACAGGCTATCCAATTGTAGATGCTGGCATGCGTGAACTGTGGCACACAGGTTATATGCACAACCGTGTACGCATGATTGTCGCCTCGTTTTTGATCAAAGATTTATTATTACCCTGGCAAGATGGAGAAGCCTGGTTTTGGGATACTCTGGTGGATGCTGATCTTGCCAATAACAGCGCCAATTGGCAGTGGGTGGCCGGTTGTGGGGCTGATGCAGCTCCCTATTTCCGTATCTTTAATCCCGTTCTCCAAGGCGAAAAATTTGACCCTGAAGGGAATTATGTAAGGCGCTGGGTACCAGAACTCCGTCTGTTAAGTAATGACTTTATTCATAAGCCTTGGCAAACCAGCTCGATTAAGCTTAAAGAGGCGGGAATAAAGCTGGGTTCAACCTATCCTGAGCCTATTATTAATCACGATAAAGCTCGCCTTAGAGCCTTAGAAATTTATAAGTCATTGCCTTAG
- a CDS encoding LysR family transcriptional regulator translates to MRPIDLSKLRPFYMVAKEGNITKAARKLNVTQPSLSELISDLEYNMKAQLFERLPRGVRLTPQGERLFIHAQKMVEEHEAFEKVFYEKNDEIEGNLKIITMPFGGSEWLVPTLKGFLERHPEINIKILLRSENIEPTEGDVVICPLILHQPHLIQKYLYTAHTKLFASQSYLKKFGTPRTIEELNHHRLIVYRSNYYTPYGSTNWLLNIGIQEGQGSRKPYFEIDSLNGMINSALHGYGIVELPDLSIPLTSSLVDVLPEISGPAVEMYYTFPEKRKNSKKINLLFKHLSKNVSQWEGRKK, encoded by the coding sequence ATGAGACCTATTGATCTATCAAAATTAAGACCCTTTTATATGGTGGCTAAAGAGGGAAATATAACAAAGGCTGCAAGGAAACTTAATGTTACCCAACCATCACTCAGCGAACTTATTAGTGATTTGGAATATAATATGAAAGCTCAGCTCTTTGAGCGATTACCAAGAGGGGTACGTCTGACGCCTCAGGGAGAACGGCTATTTATACATGCACAGAAAATGGTTGAAGAGCACGAAGCTTTTGAAAAAGTTTTTTATGAAAAAAATGATGAGATCGAAGGGAATTTAAAAATTATTACAATGCCATTTGGTGGCTCCGAGTGGTTGGTTCCAACCCTAAAAGGTTTTCTAGAAAGACATCCAGAGATAAATATTAAGATTCTCCTTCGAAGTGAGAATATTGAACCTACAGAAGGTGATGTAGTAATTTGTCCTCTAATTTTGCATCAACCACACTTAATTCAAAAATATCTTTATACTGCCCATACAAAATTATTTGCTAGTCAATCTTACCTTAAAAAATTTGGGACTCCGAGAACCATTGAGGAGCTTAACCATCATCGTCTTATAGTATATAGAAGCAATTATTATACTCCTTATGGGAGCACTAATTGGCTCCTAAATATTGGGATCCAAGAAGGACAGGGATCGCGAAAACCATACTTTGAAATAGATTCTTTAAACGGTATGATCAATAGTGCCCTTCATGGGTATGGAATTGTTGAGTTACCTGATTTATCTATTCCCTTAACTTCTTCTCTTGTAGACGTTTTGCCAGAAATTTCGGGGCCTGCGGTCGAAATGTATTATACTTTTCCAGAAAAGCGAAAAAATTCTAAAAAAATTAATTTATTATTTAAGCATTTATCTAAAAACGTGAGCCAATGGGAAGGCAGAAAAAAATGA
- the hemJ gene encoding protoporphyrinogen oxidase HemJ, giving the protein MMTVLIDYWFWIKSFHLVCVISWMAGLFYLPRLFAYHSKTTAGTEMHATFLQMEDKLYRFIMQPAMIFSLTSGATLATIGDTWQMPWLHAKLLSITFLLVFHFLLRSWYYDFKQGNFCRSERFYRVVNEVPTILLVIIVICVVIKPF; this is encoded by the coding sequence ATGATGACTGTGCTTATTGACTACTGGTTTTGGATTAAAAGTTTTCACCTTGTTTGTGTCATTTCTTGGATGGCCGGGCTTTTTTATCTGCCCCGTTTATTTGCTTATCATAGTAAAACGACGGCCGGGACTGAAATGCATGCCACCTTTTTGCAGATGGAAGATAAGCTCTATCGCTTTATTATGCAGCCGGCCATGATTTTTTCCTTGACATCGGGGGCAACTCTTGCCACTATTGGAGATACGTGGCAAATGCCATGGCTACACGCCAAATTACTATCAATCACTTTTCTGTTGGTCTTTCATTTCCTCCTACGAAGCTGGTATTACGATTTTAAACAAGGGAACTTTTGTCGTAGTGAGCGGTTTTATCGCGTTGTCAATGAAGTGCCGACCATCTTATTGGTGATTATCGTTATTTGTGTGGTGATCAAACCTTTTTAA
- a CDS encoding heme lyase CcmF/NrfE family subunit: protein MIIFLLRLGHGLANEYRSPTMQLSWTPYLGQALLYLAAVIASLVCLVPRHKRVLFAFLWLTIAAAFGWLMYAHVSSDFSFLNVVMHSHTQKPLLYKISGVWGNHEGSMLLWLLLLVTAGGTAFRYQEQGLSFVAYTALAILLFLIVACNPFAAVLIPPLEGRDLNPLLQDPLLAIHPPFLYLGIVSSLIPLIYSSLNQWDRSWAYWTIFSWTFLTIGIVLGSFWAYYELGWGGWWFWDPVENAALVPWLLQTAASHSLIPVRQGRLSLAVPKWLSFATFATCLLGTFIIRSGLVTSVHSFAVDPERGIFLLLVCLVVLFPLGVRLWRIKTVPPRDRRVEFNLGTAIKLGLFFLCFTAFTVAFGTLYPLILQAFKSHLTVGAPYFNATVIPIMIPLVVLMALQPWLTPTHLRTQRALSPLLIATAAVLLLWFQFHLNRPLILIGYGVGVWLLSSMILGLWHRRWTGLQIPMILAHSGVGLAVVGMALSLGFEDEKLVALKADDTVIFHNQKLTLAEVTGKKAENYMGQTAHLMLNNQVSLKPQKRFYWTQGIIHQETAIYSHGFDHYYISMGDHYQDDSWGFRIAYKPWINLMWLGFCCMGVAGLWRLGQRWRRA from the coding sequence ATGATTATTTTTTTGCTAAGGTTGGGACACGGATTAGCGAACGAGTATAGATCACCCACCATGCAGCTTTCATGGACACCATATTTAGGGCAAGCACTGCTTTATTTAGCAGCGGTCATAGCAAGTTTAGTCTGTCTTGTCCCGCGCCATAAACGTGTTCTGTTTGCTTTCCTGTGGCTAACAATTGCAGCAGCTTTTGGCTGGTTAATGTATGCCCATGTCAGCTCTGATTTCTCTTTTTTAAATGTTGTGATGCATTCCCATACGCAAAAACCCCTGCTTTATAAGATTTCAGGGGTTTGGGGCAACCATGAAGGATCAATGCTCTTATGGCTGTTGCTGCTGGTAACGGCGGGGGGAACGGCTTTTCGTTATCAAGAACAAGGGCTGTCATTCGTGGCGTATACTGCACTGGCGATTTTATTGTTTTTGATTGTGGCTTGCAATCCTTTTGCTGCTGTTCTTATTCCTCCTCTCGAGGGGCGCGATTTAAATCCTTTACTGCAGGATCCCCTTTTAGCCATTCATCCACCCTTCCTCTACTTAGGTATTGTCAGCTCCCTTATACCCTTGATTTACAGTAGTTTAAATCAGTGGGATCGATCGTGGGCTTATTGGACGATATTTTCTTGGACGTTTTTAACAATTGGGATTGTTTTGGGGAGTTTTTGGGCTTATTACGAATTAGGCTGGGGCGGCTGGTGGTTTTGGGATCCGGTGGAAAACGCCGCTTTGGTCCCTTGGCTGTTGCAAACGGCGGCTAGTCACAGTCTCATCCCCGTACGTCAAGGTCGGTTGTCGCTGGCTGTTCCCAAATGGCTGAGTTTTGCGACGTTTGCAACTTGTTTGTTGGGAACATTTATTATTCGGTCAGGTCTTGTCACCTCTGTCCATAGCTTTGCTGTTGATCCAGAGCGCGGTATATTTCTGTTGCTTGTGTGTTTGGTTGTCCTCTTTCCCCTTGGGGTTAGACTGTGGAGAATTAAAACAGTCCCCCCCCGCGATAGGCGAGTAGAATTTAATTTAGGGACAGCTATAAAATTAGGACTATTTTTTCTATGTTTTACGGCCTTTACAGTCGCCTTTGGCACGCTCTATCCTTTAATTCTTCAGGCGTTTAAGAGTCACTTGACAGTAGGGGCGCCTTACTTTAATGCGACGGTCATTCCGATCATGATTCCGTTAGTGGTTCTGATGGCATTGCAACCCTGGTTAACGCCAACTCATTTAAGGACACAACGGGCGTTATCGCCCCTCTTAATAGCAACAGCAGCTGTCTTGCTGCTGTGGTTTCAGTTCCATTTGAACCGGCCGTTGATTTTGATAGGGTATGGCGTCGGCGTTTGGTTGCTGAGCAGTATGATTTTGGGACTGTGGCACAGACGCTGGACGGGGCTGCAAATCCCCATGATTTTAGCCCATTCTGGCGTAGGGCTGGCGGTCGTTGGAATGGCTTTAAGTCTCGGATTTGAGGATGAAAAGCTTGTTGCTTTGAAGGCGGATGACACAGTTATATTTCACAATCAAAAACTAACCCTGGCAGAGGTTACGGGAAAAAAGGCTGAAAATTATATGGGGCAAACAGCGCATTTAATGCTGAATAACCAGGTCTCCTTAAAACCCCAAAAAAGATTTTATTGGACACAAGGGATCATTCATCAGGAAACAGCCATTTATTCGCATGGTTTTGATCATTATTACATCTCCATGGGGGACCATTATCAAGATGATTCTTGGGGATTCCGAATTGCTTATAAGCCTTGGATCAACTTAATGTGGTTGGGATTTTGTTGCATGGGGGTGGCCGGACTATGGCGCTTAGGCCAACGATGGAGAAGAGCATGA
- a CDS encoding 4-hydroxybenzoate octaprenyltransferase produces the protein MLIASALWRLGRFDKPIGIALILFPCWWGLAYAQGLAIDPKLMLLFAIGATVMRAAGCIVNDYFDQDIDRHVQRTKTRPLASGEVTASQAGVFFFILCGLGLVVLLQLPPRCWGIGAIATVLFMIYPKAKRFTNYPQVVLGLAFNIGFPMAIAIFTPLWHHRGVWAAYGAGICWTVAYDTVYAFQDIKDDQHLEIGSTALTFGKGARPIIITLYGVMAALLSWSCALAHSSLMPYLCFISAATFAIYKVLKLNLKDIAECRNFFIANQWVGLIIFVGFLMR, from the coding sequence ATGTTAATAGCTTCCGCTCTGTGGCGCTTAGGGCGCTTTGATAAACCAATAGGCATTGCTTTAATTTTATTCCCCTGTTGGTGGGGATTAGCGTACGCTCAGGGATTGGCCATTGATCCCAAATTGATGCTGCTATTTGCGATCGGGGCGACCGTGATGCGCGCCGCGGGCTGTATCGTGAATGATTATTTTGATCAGGATATTGACCGACACGTTCAGCGGACCAAAACCCGTCCTTTAGCGAGCGGTGAAGTTACTGCGTCTCAAGCCGGGGTATTTTTCTTCATTTTATGTGGCCTGGGCCTGGTTGTTCTTTTACAGCTCCCTCCCCGCTGTTGGGGCATTGGGGCAATCGCAACCGTTTTATTCATGATTTATCCCAAGGCAAAACGCTTTACGAATTACCCCCAAGTTGTTCTGGGATTAGCCTTTAACATTGGTTTCCCTATGGCCATCGCGATTTTTACACCTTTATGGCACCATCGGGGCGTGTGGGCCGCCTATGGGGCCGGCATTTGCTGGACGGTCGCCTATGATACCGTTTACGCCTTTCAAGACATCAAAGATGATCAACATCTCGAAATTGGGTCAACCGCTTTAACCTTTGGAAAAGGGGCTCGACCTATTATTATTACTTTATATGGGGTAATGGCGGCTCTTTTATCCTGGTCTTGTGCGCTTGCTCACTCCAGCTTAATGCCCTATTTGTGTTTTATCAGCGCGGCAACCTTTGCAATTTATAAAGTCTTAAAGCTTAATTTGAAAGATATCGCTGAGTGTCGAAATTTCTTTATAGCCAATCAATGGGTCGGCTTAATCATCTTTGTGGGATTTTTAATGCGGTAA
- the rpiB gene encoding ribose 5-phosphate isomerase B has protein sequence MPKIYIAADHGGYDLKEVLLSHLKGAEVVNLGTDSLESVDYPMYADKLADHLKADPTAVGILICGTGLGMSMAANRHLHIRAARCSTGLDAELARRHNNANVLCLGGRTLGTELAKHILDHFLQASFEGGRHQRRVNQFSDPAC, from the coding sequence ATGCCTAAAATTTACATTGCCGCGGATCATGGGGGATATGACCTTAAAGAAGTTCTTTTAAGCCATCTTAAAGGTGCTGAGGTTGTTAATTTAGGGACAGATTCATTAGAATCTGTGGATTACCCGATGTATGCGGATAAATTAGCCGACCATCTTAAAGCCGATCCGACGGCCGTGGGAATCCTTATTTGTGGCACCGGCCTTGGCATGTCGATGGCCGCCAATCGCCATCTTCATATTCGGGCGGCCCGCTGCAGTACCGGTCTGGACGCGGAGTTGGCGCGGCGCCATAACAATGCCAATGTTTTATGCTTGGGCGGACGAACCCTAGGGACAGAACTTGCCAAGCATATTTTGGACCATTTCCTCCAAGCCTCTTTCGAGGGTGGACGCCATCAACGGCGTGTCAACCAATTTAGTGATCCCGCATGTTAA
- the rpmE gene encoding 50S ribosomal protein L31: protein MKKDIHPTYHQINVVMTDGTKFTTRTTMGKEGDTLQLDIDPKSHPAWTGTSARLNDTAGQISKFNKRFGGFSSAK, encoded by the coding sequence ATGAAAAAAGATATTCACCCAACATACCATCAAATCAATGTTGTTATGACAGACGGAACCAAATTCACGACCCGTACTACTATGGGTAAAGAAGGTGATACCCTTCAGCTTGATATCGATCCAAAGTCCCATCCAGCCTGGACAGGTACATCTGCTCGCTTGAATGATACAGCCGGTCAGATCAGCAAATTCAACAAGCGTTTTGGTGGATTTAGTTCAGCAAAATAA